The proteins below come from a single Sander vitreus isolate 19-12246 chromosome 15, sanVit1, whole genome shotgun sequence genomic window:
- the svilc gene encoding supervillin isoform X4: MDTMENPVLEPRSERIARYKAERRRELAERFGNMEELPSKWVRKDGKEVHDPATQAHRGNLNSDGLSERVNGRARGVTNGLEDPAESNNLRRLLDAEEEENCKADVKTDDRAKMSVAAKMSLFKELEKSAAPEASAFLKPSSGSISHERRVRRGNDHRFLTQPITCEEIVAISAPKPAPTVESQSVQAESVEDADESCKLSMSEKLALFNKLSLPGRQGGSPADGPPERRRQKGARYRTQPITVEEVNLLQEGPVQLPAFYLSPHLSDRQQASSVNLKPSEIRLSKPRPDTGLVPGEPSCPTQQGQQGQQGLQRHDSEPVLRGILKKSCSGGSEWSRTDGSQTDTPTSHEQNGGGCEEAGIQGRTESTEQQEMSAAPRRERRKASGVEGGSLTAAPWRQRARTRRETIACTPIRTMSEQDAPQEERPCQIKLQEQLVPSVEHSSDTTGRVQKQNEEECVRRMNEETNAMGHIQVTLADDTVKLQETTDTSRIKEGTENLYVESVNPQCWTNLSFEAQEVSSPTKNQIQPQWRQKSKEVDDEMDQVEELNTEQNRKKQEAGCMAKREISMQTGIEFEAPQSSPLSVVPHEVKEETSVDESNTFDAGFYSDQPSPSACAPPPSGDVAAAESEQDLGVLCQTNTPILTSAVAEHRRSVRPSRRTQGSRNPLRALAARDDIRQDYMGERVNTAAEESTQAEKKSKNSSVADSHLSRSEDLISSSDATKSSPPFSSLMLIHIKGRRHVQVRLVEPSARSLNSGDCFLLVTPEHCILWSGEFANEQEKAKASELASSIQSQRDLGCQAPQMVHLEEGLNCDSSLAADFWSLLGGRTQYRGASAEEEDEIYERGVVESNCVYRLVENKLVPHEQAWASIPSVSLLGSTEALVFDFGGEVYLWHGQDVSLSRKNVALQLTHQVWVGAYDYTNCRVNPLDPTQCNPNTQLRGEGRPSWALFGCVSEHSETALFREKFLDWTGGNGGTEEAAPVSKKTQPIPVQSSQSVSLSPDVLSACDAKVLVSGQSLEGDNLVHNVFSGVDVQRGYGVITLEGGRQMELKTVAVDTWHVQEFEDSEIPVESTGQLYEGDSYVIRWTYSINTVDEMNSTDECSRGPGQKEYTAFFLWRGRDSSVSGRDTAAFLSIGINNHEDSQVVVPQGKEPPCFLQLFQGGLAIHKGKREEPSTNAAEWRLFCVRGELPEEGSLLEVDCCCAGLRSRGSVVLLNSQQGVLYLWTGCKAPSSSRVVSKRVVEHLTQMCPLELGLSKSSPVTVQVVEEGSEPADFWTALGQMDRKAYDCMLQDPGKYNFTPRLFHLSASSGSFQAKEMLSPTRLPGLVMAMPFVQESLYSVPQPALFLLDNRLEVYLWQRGQPEQTESSASAWGCWHDERRCAMQTALQYCKEMNPRRPPQAYLIFEGLEPLTFTNVFPCWERSLGPHTQGDAGRVKLTLVQDALAQLMKTQYPLEELLRSPLPEGVDPQRLEVYLSDQDFQTILEMKRDEYDSLPDWKQIDLKKIKGLLC; the protein is encoded by the exons ATGGACACCATGGAGAACCCAGTCCTGGAGCCCAGATCAGAGCGGATCGCTCGCTATAAAGCTGAGAGGAGGCGAGAACTGGCCGAGCGCTTTGGCAACATGGAGGAGCTACCTTCTAAGTGGGTGAGGAAGGATGGGAAAGAGGTGCACGACCCAGCAACTCAAGCCCATAGAGGGAATTTGAACTCAGATGGCCTCAGTGAAAGAGTTAACGGCAGAGCGCGAGGGGTTACAAATGGATTAGAGGATCCTGCAGAGTCCAACAACTTGAGAAG GCTGTTGGacgcagaggaagaggagaactGTAAAG CTGATGTGAAAACAGACGACAGAGCCAAAATGAGTGTGGCAGCCAAGATGTCTTTGTTTAAA GAGCTGGAGAAGTCTGCTGCCCCTGAGGCCTCGGCCTTCCTGAAACCTAGCTCGGGCAGCATCTCTCATGAGCGCAGGGTGCGCCGTGGCAACGACCATCGCTTTTTAACCCAGCCAATCACCTGTGAGGAAATCGTGGCAATCAG CGCCCCCAAACCAGCACCAACAGTGGAGTCCCAGTCTGTGCAGGCTGAGTCAGTGGAGGATGCCGATGAGAGCTGCAAGCTGAGCATGAGTGAGAAGCTGGCCCTCTTCAACAAACTGTCCCTGCCAGGGAGGCAAGGGGGCAGCCCCGCTGACGGGCCCCCAGAGAGACGAAGGCAAAAGGGGGCTCGGTACCGCACACAACCCATCACTGTGGAGGAGGTCAACCTG CTCCAAGAAGGCCCCGTACAGCTTCCTGCATTCTATTTGTCCCCTCATCTGTCCGACAGACAGCAGGCCTCGTCTGTCAACCTAAAACCCAGTGAGATACGCCTTTCCAAGCCAAGACCTGACACCGGTCTTGTGCCTGGGGAGCCTAGTTGCCCTACCCAGCAGGGCCAGCAGGGCCAGCAGGGCCTGCAGCGCCACGACTCTGAGCCCGTCTTGAGAGGAATCCTGAAGAAGAGTTGCTCTGGAGGCTCAGAGTGGAGCAGGACGGATGGCAGTCAGACAGATACACCAACCAGCCATGAACAGAATGGTGGAGGTTGCGAAGAAGCAGGGATACAAGGAAGGACGGAGAGCACAGAGCAGCAGGAAATGTCTGCAGCACCGCGGAGAGAGAGACGCAAGGCTTCAGGTGTGGAGGGAGGCTCGCTGACTGCCGCTCCCTGGAGGCAGAGGGCTCGAACCAGGAGGGAAACCATTGCCTGTACACCAATAAGAACCATGTCAGAGCAGGACGCTCCTCAGGAGGAGAGGCCCTGCCAGATAAAGCTGCAGGAACAGCTGGTTCCCTCTGTGGAACACAGCTCAGATACCACTGGGAGAGTTCA GAAGCAGAATGAGGAAGAGTGTGTGAGGAGGATGAATGAAGAAACCAACGCCATGGGACATATTCAAGTCACACTGGCAGATGACACCGTTAAACTGCAGGAGACAACTGACACCAGCAGAATTAAA GAAGGGACAGAAAACCTTTATGTGGAGAGTGTCAACCCTCAGTGCTGG ACAAATCTGTCCTTTGAGGCACAAGAAGTCTCCTCTCCTACCAAGAACCAGATTCAGCCTCAGTGGAGACAGAAG TCTAAGGAAGTTGATGACGAGATGGACCAAGTCGAGGAATTGAATACAGAGCAGAACAGGAAAAAGCAAGAGGCTGGATGTATGGCCAAGAGAG AAATCTCCATGCAGACTGGGATAGAGTTTGAAG CTCCACAGAGCTCTCCACTCTCAGTGGTTCCACATGAGGTGAAGGAGGAGACGTCTGTGGATgaatcaaacacgtttgatgcTGGTTTCTACAGCGATCAGCCCTCTCCCTCCGCCTGCGCCCCCCCACCCTCTGGAGACGTCGCTGCTGCAGAGAGTGAGCAGGACCTGGGTGTCCTCTGCCAGACCAACACACCCAT ACTGACCTCAGCGGTAGCAGAGCACCGGCGGTCGGTGCGTCCGTCCCGTCGGACTCAGGGCTCCAGAAATCCTCTGAGGGCTCTCGCTGCCCGGGACGACATCAGGCAGGACTACATGGGAGAGAGAGTCAACACAGCTGCTGAGGAGAGCACCCAAGCAGAGAAGA AGTCCAAGAACTCCTCGGTGGCTGATTCACATCTTTCCAGATCAGAAGACCTCATCTCTTCCTCAGATGCTACCAAGTCTTCTCCTCCCTTCAGCAGCCTGATGCTCATTCACATCAAAG GTAGGCGGCATGTCCAGGTGCGTCTGGTGGAGCCCTCAGCGCGGTCGCTGAACAGTGGAGACTGCTTCCTGCTGGTCACCCCGGAGCATTGCATCCTGTGGAGCGGAGAGTTTGCCAATGAACAAGAGAAAGCCAAG GCTTCTGAGCTGGCATCATCCATCCAGAGTCAGAGGGATCTCGGCTGTCAGGCCCCCCAGATGGTCCACCTGGAGGAGGGGCTGAACTGTGACAGCAGCCTAGCTGCAGACTTCTGGAGCCTTCTAGGAGGAAGGACACAATACAGAG GAGCCAGTgcagaagaggaggatgagatCTACGAGCGTGGTGTGGTGGAGTCCAACTGTGTGTACAGGCTTGTGGAGAACAAACTGGTGCCTCATGAACAGGCCTGGGCTTCTATCCCCAGTGTCTCCCTGCTGGGCTCCACTGAG gcccTGGTGTTTGATTTCGGCGGTGAGGTGTACTTGTGGCATGGACAGGATGTTTCCCTCAGCAGGAAGAATGTTGCTCTCCAGCTGACTCACCAAGTGTGGGTCGGAGCTTATGACTACACCAACTGTCGAGTCAATCCACTGGATCCCACGCAGTGTAACCCGAACACACAGCT GAGGGGAGAGGGGCGTCCCAGCTGGGCGTTGTTCGGTTGTGTCTCAGAGCACAGTGAGACAGCTCTGTTCAGGGAGAAGTTCCTGGACTGGACAGGCGGGAATGGAGGCACGGAGGAAGCTGCTCCGGTGAGCAAGAAGACACAG CCCATCCCAGTGCAGTCTTCCCAGTCTGTGTCCCTGTCACCAGATGTCCTGAGCGCCTGTGACGCAAAGGTTCTAGTTTCGGGTCAGTCACTGGAAGGGGACAACCTGGTCCATAATGTGTTTTCTGGCGTTGATGTCCAGAGGGGTTACGGAGTCATCACGCTGGAGGGAGGACGTCAGATGGAGCTGAAAACAGTTGCTGTGGACACCTGGCATGTCCAGGAGTTTGAGGACAGTGAAATTCCAGTAGAAAGCACTGGACAGCTTTACGAAGGAGACTCCTACGTCATCCGCTGGACTTACAGCATCAACACTGTTG ATGAGATGAACAGCACTGATGAGTGTAGCAGAGGTCCCGGACAAAAAGAATACACTGCCTTCTTCCTGTGGCGGGGCCGTGACTCCAGTGTCAGCGGACGGGACACTGCTGCTTTCCTGTCTATTGGGATAAACAACCATGAAGACTCGCAG GTGGTGGTACCTCAGGGAAAGGAACCTCCCTGTTTTCTGCAGCTTTTCCAGGGAGGCCTGGCCATTCACAAGGGCAAGCGAGAGGAGCCCTCCACGAATGCAG CAGAGTGGCGTCTGTTCTGTGTGCGAGGAGAGCTCCCAGAGGAAGGCTCTCTGTTAGAAGTGGATTGCTGCTGTGCAGGCCTGAGGTCCAGGGGCTCTGTTGTCCTGCTCAATAGCCAGCAGGGAGTACTGTATCTCTGGACTGGCTGTAAAGCTCCTAGCAGCTCCAGAGTGGTCAGCAAGAGGGTAGTGGAGCATCTCACTCAAAT GTGTCCACTAGAGTTGGGTCTCAGTAAAAGCAGCCCTGTGACAGTGCAGGTAGTGGAGGAAGGTTCGGAGCCTGCAGACTTCTGGACAGCACTGGGACAAATGGACAGGAAGGCCTACGACTGCATGCTGCAAG ATCCAGGAAAGTATAACTTTACACCTCGCCTCTTCCACCTGAGCGCCTCCTCTGGGAGTTTCCAGGCCAAAGAGATGCTGAGTCCAACGCGGCTGCCAGGGCTTGTGATGGCAATGCCCTTTGTCCAGGAGAGTCTGTACTCTGTACCACAGCCGG CCTTGTTCCTGCTTGACAACCGTCTGGAAGTCTACCTGTGGCAGAGGGGTCAGCCCGAGCAGACGGAGAGCTCAGCTTCAGCTTGGGGCTGCTGGCATGACGAGAGGAGGTGTGCCATGCAGACGGCATTGCAGTACTGCAAAG AGATGAACCCAAGGCGGCCACCGCAGGCCTACCTCATCTTTGAGGGGTTAGAACCTCTAACCTTCACTAACGTGTTCCCCTGCTGGGAAAGGAGCCTGGGACCCCACACACAG GGTGATGCGGGGCGGGTGAAGCTGACCTTGGTGCAGGACGCCCTGGCCCAGCTCATGAAGACCCAGTACCCTCTGGAGGAGCTGCTGCGGAGCCCATTACCTGAAGGCGTGGACCCCCAGCGCCTGGAAGTCTACCTGTCTGATCAAGACTTCCAG ACTATTTTGGAAATGAAGAGAGATGAATATGATTCCCTCCCAGACTGGAAGCAAATTGATCTGAAGAAAATCAAAGGGCTGCTTTGCTAG